One region of Girardinichthys multiradiatus isolate DD_20200921_A chromosome 1, DD_fGirMul_XY1, whole genome shotgun sequence genomic DNA includes:
- the wdr6 gene encoding WD repeat-containing protein 6, giving the protein METAALVVPITGLELFQHRFLLAGEGPVLSVYILQPRPNVGASLSVLQHYRIHGIRARSRDGVSTRSSTVIIHGQQEDEKHSTSERSFYDFAIFGGRAVRLVRLHLGFKDVEILHLEVLGPLLELQDWALDVRWLSADNQSLLCVAVAHNGALLLDSTTGSALVQCSCLEGCLLYSALLLVHQSWTDAVLVGGTVFNQLIIWKPGREDGMINSGHKAPVERRLLGHSGVIFSISYLQEKGYLASASDDRSVRVWGVGALGGPGGKCGDSNPTCLRVLYGHQARVFSVHLSTGYVFSAGEDGACLVWDLEGGGKVIRTLKGHRAGGVRSLAVSGGTGDDERWVATGGADGGLRLWMVEDGEENKESLEEKLTDLKFPGPDLPKVVCIAGGEEENMCWSQFSVCTDRGTVCQYSDGSWETVWEGPPEFYSYCVMDTVNAFLKNVASTVTLCAVGNICGSIQVFPTSHPLSGVRLTGRPGKIHSIFWKKGTDKLYLLASGAEGFVYRWFVEVKMKENSLLVLSLVPLPSFLLPLCSKRWLTSAICLQHHSNKELWVCGDRRGSLLLFQEGENVELNRTDHEKVNEGLQPGVKTRTMVEKKHDLTLHPLSCLFGVHGKHGVTSVSEYRGLFYSTGKDGCVRIFRVSQTQPEESDGDLHLEVLRVQRACRGMEWLERVLILESEISEELGEECENVIRGELREARFVIAGFHAVHFVVWDPVRQERLMVVPCGGGHRSWSLWLSHTGIWSGRGALVFIKQGAIMTSQPPGEMLGCAEVAGRTGGWSLREGIHGRGIWCVCRLGRIEEIGIDSQTHKGDSKMYWEIVVTGGEDTSLAVLAINTVSGIVKVLSVITDHISGVRTVTATTQLQGEALSALLLSAGGRAQIQCNRLLVVWDRQRMTPSCQVIQVASHRLDIQWERKRNRHKTVKMDPESRYMSIEVLEEKTGWVLVVLSCSDGALRLFSVSEAENQIDLLWETFFHQRCVLCVATCSLQDGKGNRYRLLFSAATDGKIAVWHLTQSLLVSDNSSGATTPPIPCLVITAHQSGINSLVVWVKELGQEEDGCLVTVASGGDDGQLTVATLRVQYPEDGKVGGDRGFSQICYNQTLLEAHDKSANQFHLHLHSQSSISLAHASSLTALKLLSPGLLVSTSSDQRVCLWRVSDTGISHSGALCSHVADAAGLAVWEEEEVDEKMRFETEQVWEEKVDPVCKTSYVKDEEATDNPGNPVQDGDTNTGCCECSKQITKVGWVLVCGQGFQLLQLRDAGMDAEMWKKRREKENESVKVTFQK; this is encoded by the exons ATGGAGACTGCTGCCTTGGTAGTGCCTATCACAGGTTTGGAGTTGTTTCAGCACCGGTTCCTGCTGGCAG GCGAGGGACCGGTCCTGTCCGTGTACATTCTTCAGCCTCGCCCCAATGTTGGCGCCTCACTGAGTGTCCTCCAACATTACAGAATCCATGGGATCAGAGCGAGGAGTCGGGACGGTGTGTCGACACGGAGCTCTACCGTCATAATCCACGGACAGCAGGAAGATG AGAAACACTCCACCTCTGAACGAAGCTTCTATGACTTCGCCATATTTGGAGGAAGAGCTGTGAGGCTGGTCAGGCTTCATTTAGGTTTCAAAGATGTGGAGATTCTTCACTTGGAGGTCCTGGGCCCCCTCTTGGAGCTCCAGGACTGGGCCCTGGATGTCCGCTGGCTCTCCGCAGACAACCAGTCCCTGCTCTGCGTTGCTGTCGCCCATAATGGTGCTCTTCTCCTTGATTCTACCACAGGAAGTGCACTGGTTCAGTGCTCCTGTCTGGAGGGCTGTCTGCTGTATTCTGCCCTTCTTCTGGTGCATCAATCTTGGACTGATGCCGTCTTGGTTGGGGGGACTGTTTTTAACCAGCTGATCATCTGGAAGCCTGGGCGAGAGGATGGAATGATTAATTCTGGTCACAAGGCTCCAGTTGAGCGCCGTCTGTTGGGCCACAGCGGTGTCATCTTCAGCATCTCTTACCTCCAGGAGAAAGGATACCTAGCCTCAGCTTCAGACGACCGCAGCGTTCGGGTTTGGGGTGTTGGTGCCTTAGGCGGCCCGGGTGGGAAATGTGGAGACTCGAACCCGACATGCTTAAGAGTTTTGTATGGCCACCAGGCCAGGGTGTTTTCAGTCCATCTCTCAACGGGGTACGTGTTCAGCGCCGGGGAGGACGGAGCCTGTTTAGTCTGGGACCTGGAAGGGGGAGGAAAGGTGATTCGCACACTGAAGGGCCACCGTGCAGGGGGGGTGCGTTCACTGGCAGTCAGTGGGGGAACAGGAGATGATGAGAGATGGGTGGCCACAGGTGGGGCAGATGGAGGGCTGAGGCTGTGGATGGTAGAAGATGGTGAGGAGAACAAGGAGAGTCTGGAAGAGAAACTAACAGACCTGAAGTTTCCTGGACCTGACCTTCCTAAAGTGGTTTGTATagcaggaggagaggaggaaaACATGTGCTGGAGTCAGTTTTCAGTTTGTACAGACAGAGGAACAGTTTGTCAGTACAGTGATGGAAGTTGGGAGACAGTATGGGAAGGCCCACCTGAGTTTTATTCATACTGTGTGATGGATACAGTAAATGCCTTTTTGAAAAATGTAGCCAGTACAGTTACATTGTGTGCTGTAGGGAACATCTGCGGATCCATCCAGGTGTTTCCTACTTCTCATCCTTTGTCTGGCGTACGTCTAACAGGCAGACCAGGAAAGATCCACAGTATTTTTTGGAAAAAGGGAACAGATAAGTTATATTTACTCGCATCAGGTGCTGAAGGATTTGTCTATCGCTGGTTTGTAGaggtaaaaatgaaagaaaacagtttattAGTTCTTAGCTTGGTACCTCTTCCATCTTTCCTCCTACCTCTCTGCTCCAAGCGTTGGCTCACATCCGCCATCTGCCTCCAGCATCATTCCAACAAGGAGCTCTGGGTGTGTGGAGACAGGAGAGGGTCCCTGCTTTTGTTTCAGGAGGGGGAAAACGTTGAGCTTAACAGAACTGATCATGAAAAAGTGAATGAAGGCTTGCAGCCAGGTGTAAAAACCAGAACgatggtggaaaaaaaacatgacttaaCACTGCACCCTCTGAGCTGTCTGTTCGGAGTGCACGGGAAACATGGTGTAACCTCGGTGTCCGAATACCGGGGATTGTTTTACAGCACCGGGAAGGACGGCTGCGTGAGGATTTTCAGGGTGAGTCAAACGCAGCCTGAAGAAAGTGATGGCGATCTTCATCTTGAGGTGCTCAGAGTCCAGCGGGCCTGTAGGGGCATGGAGTGGCTGGAAAGAGTTTTAATACTTGAGTCTGAAATCTCTGAAGAGCTTggagaggaatgtgaaaatgtgaTCCGAGGGGAGCTAAGGGAGGCCAGATTTGTCATTGCCGGCTTCCATGCCGTCCACTTTGTGGTTTGGGACCCTGTGAGACAGGAGAGGCTGATGGTGGTGCCCTGCGGCGGAGGGCATCGCTCTTGGAGTCTCTGGTTGTCGCACACAGGGATTTGGTCTGGACGTGGAGCTTTGGTCTTCATCAAACAGGGGGCGATCATGACTTCGCAGCCCCCAGGAGAGATGCTTGGCTGTGCTGAGGTAGCAGGGAGAACTGGAGGATGGAGCTTGAGAGAGGGCATCCATGGGAGGGGGATATGGTGTGTATGCAGGCTGGGGAGGATAGAAGAGATTGGAATTGACTCTCAAACACATAAAGGAGACAGTAAAATGTATTGGGAGATAGTGGTGACAGGAGGGGAAGACACTAGCTTAGCGGTCCTGGCTATAAATACAGTTTCTGGGATTGTTAAGGTTCTCTCCGTTATTACGGACCACATCTCAGGCGTGCGAACAGTGACAGCAACAACACAACTACAGGGAGAGGCTCTCTCCGCCCTGTTACTATCAGCCGGGGGCCGGGCTCAGATTCAGTGTAATCGGCTGCTGGTCGTCTGGGACAGACAAAGGATGACTCCTTCCTGTCAGGTGATCCAGGTGGCGAGTCACCGATTGGATATCCAGTGGGAGAGGAAGCGGAACCGAcacaaaactgtgaaaatgGACCCAGAATCAAG GTACATGTCCATAGAAGTTCTGGAAGAAAAGACAGGCTGGGTCCTCGTGGTTCTGTCCTGCAGTGACGGGGCTCTCAG ATTGTTTTCTGTCAGTGAAGCTGAAAATCAAATTGACTTGTTGTGGGAGACGTTTTTCCACCAGCGCTGCGTTCTTTGTGTCGCCACCTGCAGCCTGCAGGATGGCAAAGGCAACAG GTacagactgctgttcagtgCAGCCACCGATGGAAAAATTGCAGTGTGGCATTTGACTCAAAGTTTGCTCGTATCGGATAATTCAAGTGGTGCTACAACCCCACCAATCCCCTGCCTTGTCATTACCGCCCACCAGAGTGGCATCAACTCATTGGTTGTTTGGGTAAAGGAACTGGGACAAGAAGAGGATGGTTGCCTAGTAACTGTTGCGAGTGGAGGAGATGATGGGCAGCTGACAGTGGCCACACTGAGGGTGCAGTACCCAGAAGATGGGAAGGTTGGGGGCGACAGGGGTTTTTCTCAGATTTGTTACAATCAAACCTTATTGGAAGCACATGATAAGTCTGCCAACCAGTTTCACCTTCATTTACACTCCCAGTCCAGCATCTCCCTGGCTCATGCTTCTTCTCTCACGGCCCTGAAGCTCCTGAGCCCTGGTCTCCTGGTTTCTACCTCATCTGATCAGAGGGTGTGTCTGTGGAGGGTTAGTGATACTGGCATCAGCCATAGCGGGGCACTGTGCTCCCATGTTGCAGATGCTGCAGGGCTTGCGGTGTGGGAGGAGGAAGAAGTGGATGAAAAGATGAGGTTTGAGACAGAGCAAGTTTGGGAGGAAAAAGTTGACCCAGTTTGTAAGACCAGTTATGTGAAAGACGAAGAAGCAACTGATAATCCGGGAAATCCAGTGCAGGATGGAGACACTAACACAGGTTGCTGTGAGTGCAGCAAGCAGATAACGAAGGTGGGATGGGTGTTGGTCTGTGGGCAGGGCTTCCAGCTTCTGCAACTCAGGGATGCTGGAATGGATGCAGAGATGTGGAAAAAGAggagagaaaaggaaaatgaaagtgTTAAAGTGACTTTTCAGAAATAG